CCGCCGTGCCGGGCGACCGTATCATGGTCCAAATCCTTCAAGGCGCGGGCGAATCACCCGCGACGCCGGAGAATCTCGCAGGGTCCGCCGGCAACATTGCGGCGATTCCCGCGCCGAAAATGGCGAAATCGCCGCAGGCGTTAACGCTCACCCCCCGGTTGTTAACCTTTGGGCGCGTTCTCGCGCGAATGTGAAGGGTGCGACGCCAGTAACCGGGGCGGTCAGGCTCCGGCGGCGATGCGGGCGGGGTCGTCGACCTCGGCGCCGGGCTGCCAGTCCATGGCGACGAAACCCGGGGTCTGCTCGACCCGGCGCAGCCAGCTGCGGATCGCAGGGAAGGTTGCGAGATCATAATCGCAGCGGTCGGCGACGTGGGTGTAGCCGTACACCGCGATGTCGGCGACCGTCAGCTGTCCGGCGGCGAAATAGGCGTGGTTCCTGAGATGATTTTCCATCACCTGCAGCGCCGCGTAGCCGCGCTCCATCCAGTCTTCCAGCGCGTGGGTCTGCAGGTCGCGGCCGCCCTTGACCAGCGACAGCCAGAAATAGGCGGCGCCGATATTGGGCTCCAGCGCATGCTGTTCGAAGAACATCCATTGCAGCGCCTCGGCGCGCTCGATGCGCGATTCCGGCGCCAGCGAGGTGCCGCCGCAGACATACCAGAGGATGGCGTTGGACTCCGCGAGGTAACGTCCTTCGCCGACTTCCAATAGCGGCACCTGTCCGCTCGGGTTCTTCGCCAGAAAGTCCGGCGTGCGGCTTTCGCCGCGCAAAATGTCGACTTCGATCGCGTGATACGGCGCATTGAGCAGCGCCAGCGCAAGGCGGACCTTGTAGCTGTTGCCGGAGCGCTGCATCGAATAGAGCTTGTACATCGTGTTCAGGGTTTCGTCCGGTCGAGAGGATGTGCACGCATGGCGAGCTTGTCGCGACGCGCCTAAACAATGATGCCGTTACCGATGGCTCGCAAGACCTGCCGGATGGAAAAAGTCGAAAACCTCTACCGCACTGCACGCGTGCAGAATGATTCCATCAATATGGCACGCAACACGTGCAAACAATTCAGATCACGCTTGCGCGATTCGGCGCGCGCCGACCGCAATGTCGGCGCGATCCAGCGCCGCGCGCCGCAGGACGAACGCATAAAAGGCAAGCATCACCATCAGCCCAAGGGGAATGGTGGTCACGCCGGCGATGCTGCGCGACAGCAGCGGCACGATCCAGGCCGCTGCCAGCAGGCTGATCTCGAAATCGCGGAAACCCCGATCGAGGCCGTATCGCGCGAAGAAGGCGATCGCGACCGCCAGCACCACGAGGTCATAGTCGAGCACGTAGGGCGTCGCCAGCAGGCTGCCTACCGCCAATGCGGCAGCCTTGAGTTCGAACGCGGCATCGCTGTGCCAGAGCCAGGCCAGGCTGGCGGCAAGCGAGACCAGCAGCGAAGCCTGCACCGCATAGGCGATCGGTACGCCGACGCCCCAGGCCCGTACCGCCGAGAAGATCGACTGAATCTTTTGCCAGCCGGTGCCACCCTGTTCGAGCACGATGGTCTGCGTGAAATTCATCGAGTCGGTGAAGGCATGCCAGATGCTGCCGCCCAGCGTCAGGAAGCTGACGGCGACCAGCACGGCAACGGTGATGGCCGCCGCGCCGATCGTGCGCCAGCGTCCGCCTGCAACGAGGGCGATCGGGATCAGCACGCCGAACTGCGGCTTGTAGGCCAGTAGCCCGATCAGCACGCCGGCAAGCGTCGGCCTTCGATCGAGCCAGTGCAGGGCGCCGCCGAGCAGCGCTGCGGTGAGGAATCCGTTCTGGCCATGACCGACATTGACGAACACCGCGGGAAAAGCTGTGGCCGCAAGCAACGTTTCGGGACGCGGCAGGATGGCGCGGATCGCGGCGAGGTAGGCGGCAAAGCTTGCGATCAGCCAGATCGCCAGGCCCCACGCATAGGGGACGGCGGCGACGAGCACGGCGATCGCAAGGAAGAACGGCGGATAGTGCCAGCCGTAGAACGGCACCTCGCGGCCGTCGAACACCGCCTTCTCGGCGGCATGCTGCAGCGGAGGCGCATAGGCTTCCGCCGAGCGGCCCTGCCAGGTCAATGCACCCGCGGCGTAGACATTGGAGAAATCGGTGCCGATCGGCTGGCCGTTGCGGTCGATCAGGCCGTCGGCGACCGCGATCCATCCGGCGAATACCAGGACGGAGAGGCCGAACAGGATCAGGCTGTAGCCGCGCATCCGCGCCGCCGTCAGCCAATCGCCCGATCGCAGCCCTTGCCGGATATTTGTCATTTCGCCGCGGAATTTGCCGAATATTGCGCTGATATTGCTCCGACCGTACCGAGCCCACTTTAACGTTCTCTAAAGTTTGGGCCTCACCGGCCAAGCTTCTTGCGATGCAGCGCGCAGCGCCTTAGGGTGCAGCGATCCCATCAGAAAGAGTCGTGGAATCCTTGCGAGTTCACGACGTTTGCCCAGAGATAATCAGGAGATAATGATGACCTTCCTGTCTGCTGCGCTCGACCGTGTAAAGCCGTCCGCGACCATCGCGGTCACGGATAAAGCACGCGCGCTGAAAGCGGCGGGCCGCAACGTCATCGGCCTTGGCGCGGGCGAGCCGGATTTCGACACGCCCGCCAACATCAAGCTGGCGGCGATCCACGCCATCGAGGCCGGCAAGACCAAGTACACCGACGTCGGCGGCATTCCCGAGCTGAAGGAAGCCATCATCGCCAAGTTCCAGCGCGAGAACGGCCTGACCTACAAGCCGAACCAGGTCATCGTCGGCACCGGCGGCAAGCAGGTGCTCTACAATGCGCTGATGGCGACCATCAATCCCGGCGACGAGGTGATCATCCCGGCGCCGTACTGGGTGAGCTATCCGGAAATGGTGGCGCTGGCCGGCGGCGAATCCGTTCCGGTGGTGTGCCCGGCTTCGAGCGGCTTCAAGCTGCGGCCCGAGGATCTGGAAAAGGCGATCACGCCGAAGACCAAGTGGATCATCCTGTGCTCGCCGTCGAACCCGACCGGCGCCGCCTATACGCGCAGCGAGCTGAAGGCGATCACCGACGTGCTGGTGAAGCATCCGAACATCTGGGTGATGACCGACGACATGTACGAGCACCTGGTCTATGACGACTTCGTGTTCTCGACGCCGGCGCAGGTCGAACCGAAACTCTACGACCGCACGCTGACCGTGAACGGCGTCTCCAAGGCCTATTGCATGACCGGCTGGCGCATCGGCTATGCCGGTGGTCCCGCCGAACTGATCAAGGCGATGCAGACGATCCAGTCGCAGTCGACCTCGAACCCGTCGTCGATCTCGCAGTGGGCGTCGGTCGAGGCGCTCAACGGTCCGCAGGATTTCATCCCCGTGCACAACAAGGTGTTCAAGGAACGCCGCGACCTCGTGGTGTCCATGCTCAACCAGGCCAAGGGCATCGAATGCCCGCGGCCCGAAGGCGCGTTCTACGTCTATCCGTCCTGCGGCGGCACCATCGGCAAGACCTCGCCGTCCGGCAAGGTGATTGCGAACGACGAGGACTTCGTCACCGAATTGCTGGAAACCGAAGGCGTCGCCGTCGTGCAGGGTTCGGCGTTCGGGCTTGGACCGGCATTCCGGATTTCCTACGCGACGAAAACCTCCGATCTCGAAGACGCCTGCAAACGTATCCAGCGCTTTTGCGGCAACCTGCGGTAGCGCGTTTCGCGTCGACGGAACTGTCGTTCGGCTCGCGTTGGCAAACGCGTCAAAATAATGACGTGTCAAATCACATCACACGTCGCACGTTTGATGTTTTGACGTCTTCTTTGGGAAGCGCCTTGTTTTGAACACGGCGCTTCCTTCCTGTCCGCTCCGCAAATCAAGTTCCTCTTGCGGAGATTCAGAGACATGAGATTCCTGACACTGACCCTTGCCACGGCTGCGCTGATCGCGCCGCTTGCCAGCGCCAACGCGCTGCCGCCAGTTCGCGCCGGCATCCTGCAATGCCAGGGCGGCCAGAACGTCGGCTTCGTGGTCGGCTCGGTGACCAGCCTCGAATGCGTGTTCCAGAGCGAGGGGCGGCGTCCCGAACCCTACATCGCGACCGTGCGCCGCTATGGCCTCGACCTCGGTATCACCGCGCAGACGCAACTGGCCTGGGCGGTGAACGCGCCGAACAGCCGGATCAGCCGCGGCGATCTCGCCGGCAATTATGGTGGCGTCGGCGCCAACGCGTCGGTCGGTATCGGCGGCGGCGGCAATTTCCTGGTCGGAGGCCCCGCGAACTCTTACGCGCTGCAGCCGATCAGCTTGCAGGGCCAGACCGGGCTGAACGTCGCCGCCGGGATCGCCGATATCGAGCTGCAGCCGTTCCGCGGCCACGCGCCGCGCCGGCATTATCACCGCCATCGGCGCGGCTGAGATTGGTTACGGTTGAAGGAAAGGCCCGCGCAAGCGGGCCTTTTTTTGTGTAGCTCGCCATTCCTTCAGTGGCTGTCATTCCGGGGCGATGCGTAGCATCGAACCCGGAATCTCGAGATTCCGGGTTCGCTTCGCGCCCCGGAATGACGCCCAAAATCTGGCAGCGCCCTTAATGTTATGGCATAGAACTCTCAGCGCCGCGGGCACGGCGCGTTGTCCTGTTCTCTGCTCGCATCACCATTTTTCAGCCGGAGACGTCTTCATGCATCGCTTCCTCATTCTTGCCGGTGCGGCACTTGCCATGCTGACCGCATCCATCGCCTGCGCCAACGCGCAAGCTCCGGGACGCGTGCAGGTCGGCGTTCTGGAGTGCCGCGGCGCTGCCAGCATTGGTTTTGTCGTCGGTTCCGTGACCAATCTCGGTTGCGTGCTGCGCGCCGAAGGCCTGCCGGAAGATCGCTACATCGCCACCATTCGCAAGCTCGGTCTCGATCTCGGCATCACCCAGGAATCGGCGCTGGCCTGGGGCGTGTTCGCACCGGTGGCGCGGCTCGGGCCGGGCGATCTCTCCGGCACCTATGCCGGGGCACAGGGCAGTGCGACGCTCGGCGTCGGTGTCGGCGGCAATGTGCTGATCGGCGGATCCAACAATTCGATCGCGCTGCAGCCGTTGAGCGTGCAGGGCCAGGTCGGGGTCAGCGTTGCCGCCGGACTCGAAAGCCTGGAACTGCGACCGGGACGTTAACTGCTCATCTGCTGCCTCGCCCCCGCACTTGGGGCGAGGGTAAAACCAGGGCGCGTCACGATGCAGCGCAGCGACATTTCCTGCTTGCCAAAACAGCGGGACGGGCGGAGCATCCGATTTGCCGACCCAATCAAGGGCCGAGCTCCAACGTTAGGAGGCGGCAATGGGACAAGATGTCAGAAGTCCCCGAGGTCCACGGTGCATTGCGCTGGTGGGCCCTTTCCAGAGTGGTAAAACCTCCCTTCTTGAAGCCATCCTGGCGCGCACAGGCGCCATCCCCCGAGCCGGCAGCGTCGATGCGGGAACTTCGGTGGGCGATTCCAGCCCCGAAGCGCGCCACCACAAGATGGGCGTAGGCCTCAGCGCCGCCACAACCAGTTTCATGGGCGACAGCTATACCTTTATCGATTGTCCCGGCTCGATCGAGTTTGCGCAGGACATGCGCGCGGCGCTTCCCGCGGTCGATGCTGCGGTCGTGGTCTGCGAAGCCGACGAGAAGAAGTTGCCGCAACTGCAGATCATCCTGCGCGAGCTCGAGGATCTCGGCATTCCGCGCTTCCTGTTCCTGAACAAGATCGATCGCGCCAACAAGCGCATCCGCGAGACGCTCGCGACCCTGCAACCGGCGTCGCGCGTGCCGCTGGTGCTGCGCCAGATTCCGATCTGGAACGGTGAACTGATCGAAGGTTTTGTCGATCTCGCGCTGGAACGCGCTTTCGTCTATCGCGAGCACAAGGCTTCCGAAGTCGTGGATCTCGACGGCGGCAATCTCGACCGCGAGAAGGAAGCGCGGTTCTCGATGCTGGAAAAGCTCGCCGATCACGACGACGCGCTGATGGAGCAACTGCTTGAAGACATTCAGCCGCCGCGCGACGCGGTGTTCGACGATCTCGCGCGCGAATTGCGCGAAGGCCTGATCTGCCCGGTGCTGCTCGGAGCCGCGACCCGCGAAAACGGCGTGCTGCGGCTGATGAAGGCGCTGCGGCATGAGGCGCCCGATGTCACCACGACCGCCAAGCGGCTCGGGGTGTCCTCGCAAAAGGACGCGCTGGCCTACGTGCTCAAGACCGTGCATTTGCAGCACGGCGGCAAGCTGTCGCTGACGCGGATGCTGGCCGGCCACCTCGATGACGGCGCGACGCTGCAGTCCTCGTCCGGCGAAACCGGTCGCGTATCCGGCATCCTCGCCGTCAACGGCGCCTACGACAGCAAGCGCGCCGCGGCGGAAGCCGGCGATACCATCGCACTCGGCAAGCTCGACGCCATCAGGACCGGCGACACGCTGTCGAGCGGCAAGACCGCACCATCCGCGCTCGCGCATGTCGAACCGGCGCCGCCGGTGCTGGCGATGTCGCTGGCGGCCACCGACCGCAAGGACGACGTCAAGCTCGGCCAGTCGCTGCTGCGGCTGAACGAGGAGGACCCGTCACTCACCATGGTGCAGAACCCGCAAACCCACGACATCGTGCTGTGGGGACAGGGCGAGATGCATTTGCGCGTGGCGCTCGAAAGGCTGCACGAGCGCTTCGGCGTCAACGTCAAATCGCATGCGCCCGCGATCGGCTACCAGGAGACCATCCGCAAATCGATCACGCAGCGCGGCCGCCACAAGAAGCAGTCCGGAGGCCACGGCCAGTTCGGCGACGTGGTGCTGGAGGTCAAGCCGATGCCGCGCGGCTCGGGCTTCGAATTCCACGAAAAGGTCGTCGGCGGCGCGGTGCCGCGCAACTATATCGGCGCGGTCGAGGAGGGCGTGGTCGACGGGCTGACGCGCGGCCCGCTCGGCTTCCCCGTCATCGACCTTACGGTGACGCTGACGGACGGCTCCTATCACAGCGTCGACTCCTCCGATCTCGCGTTCCGCACCGCGGCGCGGATCGGCATGAGCGAGGCGCTGCCGCAGTGCCAGCCGGTGCTGCTGGAGCCGATCCACATGGTGGAGATCGTCTGCCCGACCGATGCCACGGCGAAGATCAATGCCATTCTGTCGGCGCGGCGCGGCCAGATTCTCGGCTTCGATACCCGCGAGAACTGGCCGGGATGGGACTGCGTGCGCGCCACCATGCCGGAAGCCGAGATCGGCGACCTGATCGTGGAACTGCGCTCGGCCACCGCCGGCGCCGGCAGTTTTACAAGGCAGTTCGACCGCATGTCCGAAGTCACCGGCCGCGCCGCCGACCAGATCATCGCCGCGCACCGGGTGGCGGCGTAGCCTTTGCCGGTCGTGCCGCCCTGTCGGGAGGCATGATCATTGGCAACGCCTTCGATCACAGCTAGCTTGCGCATCAGGGTTGGTGCGCAAGTCCACGATGCTTGATTCACGCCGCAACGTTGTCCTGGCCTGCGCGCTGAGCGCGCTTGCCGGCTATGTCGATGCCATCGGCTATCTGCACCTTGGCGGCCTGTTCGTCTCCTTCATGAGCGGCAATTCGACCCGGATGGGCGTCGCCATCGCGCAGGCGCATTGGCAGACCGCGGCGGAAGCGTTCGGACTGATCGCGCTGTTCGTAATCGGGGCGGCGGCCGGCAGCCTGATCGTGCTCGGCCACGGTGCGCATCGTCAGCCCTTTGTGCTGCTGGCGGAGGCCTTGCTGCTGGCCGTCGCCGCGCTCGCCTATACGTTCGGTCAGCCGAGCCTCGCGGTGGCCGCGATCGTGCTGGCGATGGGGCTGGAGAACGCCGTGTTCCAGATCCATGGCGGCGCCGGTCTCGGTCTGACCTACGTCACCGGCGCGCTGATCAAGGTCGGCCAGCTGATGGCGAAGGCGGTGACCGGCGGCCCGCGCTGGGCCTGGGCGCCCAATCTCATGTTGTGGGCGGCGCTGGTCGCGGGCTCGGTGCTCGGCGCGCTGGCCTATGCCTGGATCAATCTTGCTGCGATCTGGTTTGGCGCGGCCGCGGCGCTGGCCCTGAGCGGCATCGTTGCCGCGACCAACCGGCAACCACCCCGGATCAAGTCCGAGGGCATGCTTCGCTCGAAAACGCATTGACTTAGGTCCCGGCTTGCCCGATTTGACGGCCATGACAAGTGGAACCAAATCCCCCGCGGCCTGCCTGATCGGGTGGCCGGCGGCGCATTCGCGCTCGCCGCTGATCCATCATTACTGGTTGCGGACGCTTGGCATCGAAGGCGGCTACGTCATCGAGGCCGTACCGCCCGACGAGTTCGGGGATTTTGTTCTGCGGCTTTCCGTTCGCGGCTTCGTCGGCGCCAACGTCACTATTCCGCACAAGGAGCGCGCCCTGGCGCTGTCGAAGCCGGACGACCGCGCCCGCGCGGTCGGTGCGGCCAATACGCTGTGGTTTAGGGACGGCGAGCTGTGCTCGACCAATACCGACGTCGAAGGCTTCATCAACAATCTCGACGCCTGCGCGCCCGGCTGGGACAAGGCGGAGGACGCACTCGTGCTGGGCGCCGGCGGTTCGTCGCGCGCGGTATTGTTCGGATTGATCGAGCGCGGCATCAAGCGCGTGCATCTGGCCAACCGCACCCTGGCGCGCGCTCGCGCGCTTGCGGAACAGTTCGGGCCGAGGGTGGTGCCGGTCGCGTGGGATGGCGCAGGCGGTCTGCTGCCGCGCGCCGGCCTGCTGGTGAATACGACCTCGCTCGGCATGCACGGCCAGCCTCCGCTCGAACTCGATGTGGATTTGCTGCCGTCCGATGCCGCGGTCGCGGATCTCGTTTACGTGCCGCTGCAAACGCCCTTGCTTGCCACCGCCCAAGGCCGCGGACTGAAGACCGCCGACGGGCTCGGCATGTTGCTGCACCAGGCGGTGCGGGGTTTTGAATTGTGGTTCGGCCGGCGCCCCGCGGTGACGCCGGAATTGCGTGCGCTGGTCGAGGCCGATCTCACGAAGACATGATCGGCTGATCGCGGATTTTTGAGCCGGAATATTCACGAAAAACCGGGGTCAATAGTTAGGTCAGCACAGCGCTGTCCCCCGGAGATTCTCGTATGCCCGCCTTTAGCTATCAACTCGTTCGCCCGCTTTTCGCCGTCGTGATGGTCGCGGCTTCCACGATTTATGCGATCGCCCAGCAGCCGCCGTCGCCGTCACGGGTTCGCGGCACCATCGAGGCCGTCGATGGCGAGGTGCTTGCGGTCAAGTCGCGCGCCGGCGAGGACGTCAAGCTGCACATGACCGGCGACATCAAGATCGTCGGCATCACCAAGATCGCGCTGTCCGACATCAAGGTCGGCTCCTTCATCGGTACCACCACGGTTCCCGGGCCGGACGGCAGCAACAATGCGGTCGAGGTCCATGTGTTTCCGGAAAACATGCGCGGCACCGGCGAGGGCTCGCGGCCCTACGATCTCAAGCCCAACAGCACCATGACCAATGCGACGGTGGAACAGTCCGTGGTCGGCAATGACGGCCACACCCTCAACATCAAGTACAAGGACGGCGAGAAGAAAGTCGTGGTTCCCGCGGAAACGCCTGTCGTCACCTACGTCCCCGCCGACAAGTCGGACCTCAAGCCCGGCGCCAAGGTGATCGCCTTCATGAAGAAGCTGCCGGACGGCTCGTTCGAGACCAACCGCGTCAGCGTCGGCCGCGACGGCCTGACGCCCCCGATGTGACGATGGAATAGGCCCTTCCATCCGGGGTTTGCGAAGGATCGGCCGCACAGACGGCCCAGGGAGGACATCATGCCGAAACTCGTCTCGTTGATCGCTTCGCTTGCCATTGTTTCCGCTGTCGCCACGGCGGCATCGGCGCAAACGCCGCCAACCGTGCGCATTCGCGGCACCATCGAGGCCGTCGATGGATCCATGCTGTCGATCAAGTCCCGCGAGGGCACCGACATGAAAGTGCGGATGACGGACAATGTGGCGGTGTTCGGCGTTGCCAAGACCGACCTGTCGGAAATCAAGGAAGGTTCCTACATCGGCGTCACCGCAGTTCCGGAACCGGACGGCGTTCAGAAGGCGGTCGCGGTGCATATTTTTCCCGAGAACCAGCGCGGCGCCGCCGAAGGCTTTCGGCCTTGGGATCAGCGCCCGAACTCGACCATGACCAATGCCACCGTCGCCCAGACCGTGAAGGGCACCGACGGCCAGAACATCCTGGTCAAGTACAAGGACGGCGAAAAGAAAGTCCTGGTGCCGCCGGGTACGCCGATCGTCACCTTCGTCGCCGGCGACAAGTCCGAACTGAAGCCCGGCGCCAAGATCATCATCTTCGGTGCGGTCAAGAAGGACGACGGCACGCTCGAAGCCAACCGCGTCAATGTCGGCCGCGACGGCATTACACCGCCGATGTGAGGCGACGCGTCATTCGGGGCGATGCGTAGCATCGATCCTTAGATGCGCAATTGCGCACCGGGGAATCTCGAGATTCTCAGGTGCGCAATTGCGCACCATAGTTCGCGTTGCGCGCGCCCCGGAATGACATTCGTCAGATCGCAAGCACGTGATCGTCGATTTCGGCGATGGTGTTGACGCCGCACAGGCCCATCGTGGTGATCAGTTCCTTGGCGAGGATGTCGAGCGCCTTGGTGACGCCGGCCTGTCCGCCGGCGCCGAGCCCGTAGGCATAGGCGCGGCCGATCATGCAGGACTTGGCGCCGAGCGCCAGCGCACGCATCACGTCCTGGCCGGAGCGGATGCCGCCGTCGAACATGATTTCCACCTGCGAGCCGACCTCATCGACGATCTCAGGCAGCACCTCGATCGACGACGGCGCGCCGTCGAGCTGACGGCCGCCGTGGTTGGAGACGACGATCGCCTGCGCACCGGTCTTGGCGGCGATCTCGGCATCCTCGACGTCGAGAATGCCCTTGAGGATCAGCTTGCCCGGCCAGATGCTGCGGATCCAATCGATGTCCTTCCAGTTCAGCGAGGTGTCGAACTGCGACGCCGTCCACTCCGACAGCTTGGTCAGGTCCTCGGTGCCTTTGACGTGACCGACGATGTTTCCGAAGCTGCGGCGCTTGCCGCGCAGCACGCCGGCGACCCATGACGGCTTGCTCGCGAAGTCCAGTAGTTTCGACAGCGACCATTCGGGCGGCACCGTCATGCCGTTCTTGATGTCCTGATGGCGCTGCCCGATCACCTGCAGGTCGACGGTGAGCACCAGCGCCGAGCACTTGGCGGCGATCGCACGCTCGATCAGCGACTTGATGAAGCCGCGGTCCTTCATCACGTAGAGCTGGAACCAGAACGGCTTGTCGACGGCAGCCGCGATGTCCTCGATCGAGCAGATCGACATCGTGCTCTGGGTGAAGGGAATGCCGGCGGCCTGCGCCGCGCGGCAGGCATAAATCTCGCCGTCGCCATGCTGCATACCGAGCAGGCCGACCGGCGCCAGGATCAGCGGCATCGCGGCGGGTTCGCCGAGAATCGTGGTCGAGAGATCGCGTTTCGACACGTCGACCAGGATGCGCTGGCGGAACTTGATCTGCTGCAGGTCGTCGTGGTTGGCGCGCAGCGTGTCCTCGGTATAGGAGCCGCGGTCCGCATAGTCGAAAAACGCTTTCGGGACGCGCCGCTGGTGCAACTGGCGCAGATCCTCAATGCAGGTAATGTGCTTCATGGACGTTCCGGCCCTTCTTGAATTTCTTGGCTGTGTTGTCATCTAGCATGGTTGGTTCGCCAGCCAAATCGCGGACCAAAGCCCGCGGGAGGGAGATGTCATGTCTGCACCGCGTACCACTTCCAAAGCTGCCAGCGCCGCCGAAAAACAGGCCGAGAAGCGCCGGCTGGACGAGGCCCTGGAGGAGGGGCTGGAAGAGACTTTTCCGGGCTCCGACCCGGTCAGTGTGACCCAGCCGGCGCCCTCGAGGGGCGACAGCCATGTCAAACGGGGTGGCTGAGATCCCGCAGCGGCACCGCCGAATCGGAAAATGGTGCACTACGACAATGGCTTAGCTATTGCCTTTGGCTGCCGTTGGCCGTAATGATTCATCATATTTTTTGAAGTCCTTTTAGCCCCTGAGGGATTATAACCCCTGCACGCTACGATGGGCGTTCGGGGATTCCTGCCGGGAATGGCTAGTTTAGCCCCCGGTCGGGAAATCTTGGGGAATGCTGGGGGGTCATATGAGCCGCAAATATTTCGGTACCGACGGGATTCGGGGCCGCGCCAATGGTTTGATCACGCCGGAACTCGCGCTCAAGGTGGGGCAGGCGGCCGGGCTGGTGTTTCAGCGCGGCGACCATCGCCATCGCGTCGTCATCGGCAAGGACACGCGGCTCTCCGGCTACATGATCGAATACGCCATGGTGGCCGGCTTTACCTCGGTCGGCATGGACGTGCTGCTGCTCGGGCCGATCCCGACACCGGCGGTGGCGATGCTGACCAAGTCGATGCGCGCCGATCTCGGCGTGATGATTTCGGCGTCCCACAACCTGTTCGAGGACAACGGCATCAAGCTGTTCGGCCCACAGGGCTTCAAATTGTCCGACGACGTCGAGAAGCAGATCGAGCAGTTGCTGGACGAACCGATCGACCGCCATCTGGCGCAGAGCGCCAGCCTCGGTCGCGCCCGCCGCATCGACGGCGTCCACGACCGCTACATCGAATTCGCCAAGCGCACGCTGCCGCGCGAACTCTCGCTCGACGGCCTGCGCGTCGTGATCGATTGCGCCCACGGCGCTGCCTACAAGGTGGTGCCGGAAGCGCTATGGGAGCTGGGTGCCGACGTCGTCGCGATCGGCGTCGATCCGGACGGATTCAACATCAACAAGGAATGCGGCTCGACGTCGCCGGAGGCGCTGAGCAAGAAGGTGCGCGAGATGCGCGCCGATATCGGCATCGCGCTCGACGGCGACGCCGATCGCGTCATCCTGGTCGATGAGCGCGGCCATGTGGTCGACGGCGACCAGCTTCTGGCCGTGATCGCGCAGAGCTGGAAGGAAGACGGCCGGCTCGCCAGGCCCGGCATCGTCGCCACCGTGATGTCCAATCTCGGGCTCGAACGCTTCCTCGAGGGCCATGGTATCGGCATGGTGCGCACGCCGGTCGGCGACCGCTACGTGCTCGAGCAGATGCTGAAGCAGGGCTACAATCTCGGCGGCGAACCGTCGGGCCACATCATCCTGTCCGACTATGCCACCACCGGCGATGGTTTCGTCGCCGCGCTGCAGGTGCTGGCCGTGGTGCAAAAGCTTCGCCGCCCGGTGTCGGAAGTCTGCCACCGCTTCGATCCGCTGCCGCAGATCCTCAAGAATGTGCGCTACCGCAGCGGCAAGCCGCTCGACCATGCCGGCGTGCAATCGGCGATCGTCGACGGCGAAAAGCGCCTCAACGGCCACGGCCGCCTGCTGGTCCGCTCCTCCGGCACCGAGCCGGTGATCCGGGTGATGGGCGAGGGCGACGACCGCATCCTGGTCGAGGACGTCGTCAACCAGATATGCGACGCACTCGGTCACGCCGCGGCAGCCTAAGGCGCGCAATATCTGGATA
The Bradyrhizobium sp. KBS0727 genome window above contains:
- a CDS encoding alpha-hydroxy acid oxidase, producing MKHITCIEDLRQLHQRRVPKAFFDYADRGSYTEDTLRANHDDLQQIKFRQRILVDVSKRDLSTTILGEPAAMPLILAPVGLLGMQHGDGEIYACRAAQAAGIPFTQSTMSICSIEDIAAAVDKPFWFQLYVMKDRGFIKSLIERAIAAKCSALVLTVDLQVIGQRHQDIKNGMTVPPEWSLSKLLDFASKPSWVAGVLRGKRRSFGNIVGHVKGTEDLTKLSEWTASQFDTSLNWKDIDWIRSIWPGKLILKGILDVEDAEIAAKTGAQAIVVSNHGGRQLDGAPSSIEVLPEIVDEVGSQVEIMFDGGIRSGQDVMRALALGAKSCMIGRAYAYGLGAGGQAGVTKALDILAKELITTMGLCGVNTIAEIDDHVLAI
- a CDS encoding YoaK family protein; the encoded protein is MLDSRRNVVLACALSALAGYVDAIGYLHLGGLFVSFMSGNSTRMGVAIAQAHWQTAAEAFGLIALFVIGAAAGSLIVLGHGAHRQPFVLLAEALLLAVAALAYTFGQPSLAVAAIVLAMGLENAVFQIHGGAGLGLTYVTGALIKVGQLMAKAVTGGPRWAWAPNLMLWAALVAGSVLGALAYAWINLAAIWFGAAAALALSGIVAATNRQPPRIKSEGMLRSKTH
- a CDS encoding shikimate dehydrogenase — translated: MTSGTKSPAACLIGWPAAHSRSPLIHHYWLRTLGIEGGYVIEAVPPDEFGDFVLRLSVRGFVGANVTIPHKERALALSKPDDRARAVGAANTLWFRDGELCSTNTDVEGFINNLDACAPGWDKAEDALVLGAGGSSRAVLFGLIERGIKRVHLANRTLARARALAEQFGPRVVPVAWDGAGGLLPRAGLLVNTTSLGMHGQPPLELDVDLLPSDAAVADLVYVPLQTPLLATAQGRGLKTADGLGMLLHQAVRGFELWFGRRPAVTPELRALVEADLTKT
- the glmM gene encoding phosphoglucosamine mutase, whose translation is MSRKYFGTDGIRGRANGLITPELALKVGQAAGLVFQRGDHRHRVVIGKDTRLSGYMIEYAMVAGFTSVGMDVLLLGPIPTPAVAMLTKSMRADLGVMISASHNLFEDNGIKLFGPQGFKLSDDVEKQIEQLLDEPIDRHLAQSASLGRARRIDGVHDRYIEFAKRTLPRELSLDGLRVVIDCAHGAAYKVVPEALWELGADVVAIGVDPDGFNINKECGSTSPEALSKKVREMRADIGIALDGDADRVILVDERGHVVDGDQLLAVIAQSWKEDGRLARPGIVATVMSNLGLERFLEGHGIGMVRTPVGDRYVLEQMLKQGYNLGGEPSGHIILSDYATTGDGFVAALQVLAVVQKLRRPVSEVCHRFDPLPQILKNVRYRSGKPLDHAGVQSAIVDGEKRLNGHGRLLVRSSGTEPVIRVMGEGDDRILVEDVVNQICDALGHAAAA